Proteins from one Micromonospora sp. M71_S20 genomic window:
- a CDS encoding roadblock/LC7 domain-containing protein gives MAQKTASSADLTWLLDDLVGRVKQADHAVALSTDGLLMAASRGLGRDDAEHLAAMAAGIQSLARGAGKRFGGGQVQQTIIEMQSSFLFVTAAGRNACLAVLASEDADVGLIAYEMAMLVTRVGKYVASPSRTGEQQTGEK, from the coding sequence GTGGCGCAGAAGACGGCTTCGAGTGCCGACCTGACGTGGTTGCTGGATGATCTGGTCGGCCGGGTGAAGCAGGCCGACCACGCGGTCGCGCTCTCGACGGACGGCCTGTTGATGGCCGCCTCGCGGGGGCTGGGCCGGGACGACGCGGAGCACCTGGCGGCCATGGCGGCCGGCATCCAGAGCCTGGCCCGGGGCGCCGGCAAGCGCTTCGGCGGCGGGCAGGTGCAGCAGACCATCATCGAGATGCAGTCGTCGTTCCTGTTCGTCACAGCGGCCGGGCGCAACGCCTGCCTCGCCGTCCTCGCCAGCGAGGACGCCGACGTGGGCCTGATCGCCTACGAGATGGCGATGCTGGTCACCCGCGTCGGCAAGTACGTGGCGTCGCCGTCGCGGACCGGCGAGCAGCAGACCGGCGAGAAGTAG
- a CDS encoding DUF742 domain-containing protein, producing the protein MTVQGESSEHQWVDDHAGPVVRPYAMTRGRARPVTGTFDLISLVTATRADVTPEVGLGPEHLAIVGLCQRIQSVAEIAAHLDLPVGTIRVLLGDLAARSLVQVREPHTTAGLPDNSVFEAVINGLRAL; encoded by the coding sequence ATGACGGTGCAGGGGGAGTCCTCGGAGCACCAGTGGGTCGACGACCATGCCGGCCCGGTCGTGCGCCCGTACGCGATGACGCGCGGCCGGGCCCGGCCGGTCACCGGCACGTTCGACCTGATCTCCCTGGTGACGGCGACCCGCGCGGACGTGACCCCGGAGGTCGGGCTGGGCCCGGAGCACCTGGCGATCGTCGGGCTCTGCCAGCGGATCCAGTCCGTCGCCGAGATCGCCGCCCACCTGGACCTGCCGGTGGGCACCATCCGGGTCCTGCTCGGTGACCTGGCGGCCCGCAGCCTGGTGCAGGTACGCGAACCGCACACCACAGCCGGCCTTCCCGACAACAGCGTTTTCGAGGCGGTAATCAATGGACTACGGGCACTCTGA
- a CDS encoding ATP/GTP-binding protein, with product MDYGHSERPAGATPLPTAIKILVAGGFGVGKTTMVGAVSETRPLRTEEVLTESGVGIDDLSGVESKTTTTVAMDFGRITISDDLVLYLFGTPGQDRFWFVWDELALGALGAVVLADTRRLADCFPSIDYFEGRGTPFVVAVNCFEGARQYRLDEVQAALNLDPGVPVLLCDARQRESSKEVLITLMEHAMKTREARRRAAAAE from the coding sequence ATGGACTACGGGCACTCTGAGCGGCCGGCGGGAGCGACGCCACTGCCCACCGCGATCAAGATCCTCGTCGCGGGTGGCTTCGGCGTCGGCAAGACCACCATGGTCGGTGCGGTCAGCGAGACGCGCCCGCTGCGTACGGAGGAGGTGTTGACCGAGTCCGGCGTCGGCATCGACGACCTCTCCGGGGTGGAGAGCAAGACGACCACCACCGTGGCGATGGACTTCGGCCGCATCACCATCAGCGACGACCTGGTGCTCTACCTCTTCGGCACCCCCGGCCAGGACCGGTTCTGGTTCGTCTGGGACGAACTGGCGCTCGGTGCGCTCGGCGCGGTGGTGCTGGCGGACACCCGGCGGCTGGCCGACTGCTTCCCCTCCATCGACTACTTCGAGGGCAGGGGCACGCCGTTCGTGGTGGCGGTCAACTGCTTCGAGGGGGCCCGGCAGTACCGGCTCGACGAGGTGCAGGCGGCGCTCAACCTCGACCCGGGGGTGCCGGTGCTGCTCTGCGACGCGCGGCAGCGGGAGTCCAGCAAGGAGGTGCTCATCACGCTGATGGAGCACGCCATGAAGACCCGCGAGGCCCGCCGCCGCGCCGCCGCAGCCGAGTAA
- a CDS encoding aconitate hydratase, whose product MKEYDVASLDTFGAKTQLRVGDASYEIFKISKVEGHERLPYSLKILLENLLRTEDGANITADHIRQLGAWESDADPSVEIQFTPARVLMQDFTGVPCVVDLATMREAVRDLGGDATKVNPLAPAELVIDHSVIADLFGREDAFERNVELEYERNKERYQFLRWGQTAFNEFKVVPPGTGIVHQVNIEYLARTIMERNGQAYPDTVVGTDSHTTMVNGLGVLGWGVGGIEAEAAMLGQPVSMLIPRVVGFKLSGEMPAGTTATDLVLTITEMLRKHGVVGKFVEFYGPGVGAVPLANRATIGNMSPEYGSTVAIFPIDAETVRYLELTGRDAAQVALVEAYAKEQGLWHDPDAEPDYSERLELDLGTIEPSLAGPKRPQDRVPLGNAKTLFRSALTDYVAADETGGDRGRKSGVPQQEKPFGVQGHADEASAESFPASDSPANGVSDPADAPRDLATAAVGSGGRASNPTRVTSADGVEYELDHGAVVIAAITSCTNTSNPQVMIGAALLARNAVDKGLTRKPWVKTTLAPGSKVVMDYYERAGLTPYLEKLGFHLVGYGCTTCIGNSGPLPEEVSAAVNEADLAVVSVLSGNRNFEGRINPDVKMNYLASPPLVVAYALAGTMDIDLANEPIGEDSEGNPVFLRDIWPNSAEIQDVIASAIGATGFSAAYSDVFAGDERWQSLPTPTGDTFAWAQESTYVRKPPYFEGMEREPKAVVDITDARVLAKLGDSVTTDHISPAGSIKADSPAGTYLAEHGVPRHEFNSYGSRRGNHEVMIRGTFANIRLRNQLVPGVEGGFTVNHLTGEQTSIYDASVAYQEAGIPLVVLAGKEYGSGSSRDWAAKGTMLLGVRAVIAESYERIHRSNLIGMGVLPLQFPAGETAESLGLTGTETFSITGVTALNDGETPRTVKVSTDTGVEFDAVVRIDTPGEADYYRHGGILQYVLRRMIAS is encoded by the coding sequence GTGAAGGAGTACGACGTGGCGAGCCTCGACACCTTCGGTGCGAAGACCCAGCTACGCGTCGGAGACGCGAGCTACGAGATTTTCAAAATCAGCAAGGTGGAGGGGCACGAACGGCTCCCCTACAGCCTGAAGATCCTCCTGGAGAACCTGCTCCGGACCGAGGACGGCGCGAACATCACCGCCGACCACATCCGGCAGCTCGGGGCCTGGGAATCCGACGCCGACCCGAGCGTCGAGATCCAGTTCACCCCGGCGCGGGTGCTGATGCAGGACTTCACCGGCGTGCCCTGCGTGGTCGACCTGGCCACCATGCGCGAGGCGGTGCGGGACCTGGGCGGCGACGCCACCAAGGTGAACCCGCTCGCCCCGGCCGAGCTGGTCATCGACCACTCCGTCATCGCCGACCTGTTCGGTCGCGAGGACGCCTTCGAGCGCAACGTCGAGCTGGAGTACGAGCGCAACAAGGAGCGCTACCAGTTCCTGCGCTGGGGCCAGACCGCGTTCAACGAGTTCAAGGTCGTCCCGCCGGGCACGGGCATCGTGCACCAGGTCAACATCGAGTACCTGGCCCGTACGATCATGGAGCGCAACGGCCAGGCGTACCCGGACACGGTGGTCGGCACCGACTCGCACACCACGATGGTCAACGGCCTGGGCGTGCTCGGCTGGGGCGTCGGCGGCATCGAGGCCGAGGCCGCGATGCTCGGCCAGCCGGTCAGCATGCTGATCCCGCGCGTGGTGGGCTTCAAGCTCTCCGGCGAGATGCCGGCCGGCACCACCGCCACCGACCTGGTGCTCACCATCACCGAGATGCTGCGCAAGCACGGCGTGGTGGGCAAGTTCGTCGAGTTCTACGGCCCGGGCGTGGGCGCCGTGCCGCTGGCCAACCGGGCCACCATCGGCAACATGTCCCCGGAGTACGGCTCCACCGTCGCGATCTTCCCGATCGACGCCGAGACCGTCCGCTACCTGGAGCTGACCGGCCGGGACGCCGCGCAGGTCGCGCTCGTCGAGGCGTACGCCAAGGAGCAGGGCCTCTGGCACGACCCGGACGCCGAGCCGGACTACTCGGAGCGCTTGGAGCTGGACCTGGGCACGATCGAGCCGTCCCTGGCCGGCCCGAAGCGCCCGCAGGACCGGGTCCCGCTGGGCAACGCCAAGACGCTGTTCCGTTCGGCGCTGACCGACTACGTGGCCGCCGACGAGACCGGCGGCGACCGTGGCCGCAAGTCGGGCGTGCCGCAGCAGGAGAAGCCGTTCGGCGTGCAGGGCCACGCCGACGAGGCGAGCGCCGAGTCCTTCCCGGCCAGCGACTCCCCGGCCAACGGGGTCAGCGACCCGGCCGACGCGCCGCGCGACCTGGCGACGGCGGCGGTCGGCTCCGGCGGGCGCGCCAGCAACCCGACCCGGGTCACCAGCGCCGACGGCGTCGAGTACGAGCTGGACCACGGCGCCGTGGTGATCGCGGCGATCACCTCCTGCACCAACACCTCCAACCCGCAGGTGATGATCGGCGCGGCCCTGCTGGCCCGCAACGCGGTCGACAAGGGCCTGACCCGCAAGCCGTGGGTGAAGACCACCCTGGCTCCGGGTTCCAAGGTCGTCATGGACTACTACGAGCGGGCCGGCCTCACGCCCTACCTGGAGAAGCTCGGCTTCCACCTGGTCGGCTACGGCTGCACCACCTGCATCGGCAACTCCGGCCCGCTGCCGGAGGAGGTCTCGGCCGCGGTCAACGAGGCAGACCTGGCCGTCGTCTCCGTGCTCTCCGGCAACCGCAACTTCGAGGGCCGGATCAACCCGGACGTCAAGATGAACTACCTGGCGTCCCCGCCGCTGGTGGTCGCGTACGCGCTGGCCGGCACGATGGACATCGACCTGGCCAACGAGCCGATCGGCGAGGACAGCGAGGGCAACCCGGTGTTCCTGCGGGACATCTGGCCCAACAGCGCCGAGATCCAGGACGTCATCGCCTCGGCGATCGGCGCCACCGGCTTCAGTGCCGCGTACTCCGACGTCTTCGCCGGTGACGAGCGCTGGCAGTCGCTGCCCACCCCGACCGGCGACACGTTCGCCTGGGCGCAAGAGTCCACCTATGTCCGCAAGCCCCCGTACTTCGAGGGCATGGAGCGGGAGCCGAAGGCGGTCGTCGACATCACCGACGCCCGGGTGCTGGCCAAGCTGGGCGACTCGGTGACCACCGACCACATCTCGCCGGCCGGTTCAATCAAGGCCGACTCGCCCGCCGGGACGTACCTCGCCGAGCACGGCGTGCCGCGGCACGAGTTCAACTCGTACGGCTCGCGCCGGGGCAACCACGAGGTGATGATCCGGGGCACCTTCGCCAACATCCGGCTGCGCAACCAGCTGGTCCCCGGCGTCGAGGGCGGCTTCACGGTCAACCACCTGACCGGCGAGCAGACCTCGATCTACGACGCCTCGGTGGCCTACCAGGAGGCGGGCATCCCGCTGGTCGTGCTGGCCGGCAAGGAGTACGGTTCCGGCTCGTCGCGCGACTGGGCGGCCAAGGGCACCATGCTGCTCGGCGTCCGGGCGGTCATCGCCGAGTCGTACGAGCGGATCCACCGCTCGAACCTGATCGGCATGGGCGTGCTCCCGCTGCAGTTCCCGGCCGGCGAGACCGCCGAGTCGCTCGGGCTCACCGGCACGGAGACGTTCTCCATCACCGGTGTGACCGCGCTGAACGACGGCGAGACCCCGCGTACGGTCAAGGTCAGCACCGACACCGGCGTCGAGTTCGACGCGGTGGTCCGGATCGACACCCCGGGCGAGGCGGACTACTACCGGCACGGCGGCATCCTGCAGTACGTGCTGCGTCGCATGATCGCCAGCTGA
- a CDS encoding VOC family protein has product MIHHVQLACPRGSEEASRAFYVGVLGMTEKPKPPALVARGGCWFTGHGAELHLGVEDGFSPARKAHPGLLWPDLDALAARLVAAGYPVTWGDDELPGMRRFHSQDAHGNRLEFLAPVD; this is encoded by the coding sequence ATGATCCATCACGTCCAGCTCGCCTGCCCACGCGGCTCCGAGGAGGCGTCGCGGGCCTTCTACGTCGGGGTGCTCGGCATGACCGAGAAGCCCAAACCGCCCGCGCTCGTGGCCCGCGGCGGCTGCTGGTTCACGGGGCACGGCGCGGAGCTGCACCTGGGCGTGGAGGACGGGTTCAGCCCCGCCCGCAAAGCCCACCCGGGCCTGCTGTGGCCGGACCTGGACGCGCTCGCCGCCCGGTTGGTCGCCGCCGGGTACCCGGTCACCTGGGGCGACGACGAGCTGCCCGGGATGCGCCGCTTCCACTCCCAGGACGCGCACGGCAACCGGCTGGAGTTCCTCGCCCCGGTCGACTGA
- a CDS encoding C39 family peptidase, protein MRTDMLRKTALTAAGLAFTGGAIAGPVTTAFAAPAEAKPTTTVSQDRKHGERELGVRYEAQPNFYYCGPAAARNALSVQGKNIDVDGMAQRMGTTEAGTNSINDITPVLNKETGSDAYQSVEIRDPKADDTQTDKLRADIVTAIDEGHAVVANIAGTATDTDGVTHSFEGGHYISVVGYRDNGATVTIADSADPNQASYRMSVDNLADWIATRGYTA, encoded by the coding sequence ATGCGTACCGACATGCTGCGTAAGACCGCTCTGACCGCTGCCGGGCTCGCCTTCACCGGCGGCGCCATCGCCGGCCCCGTCACCACCGCCTTCGCCGCCCCCGCCGAGGCCAAGCCCACGACGACGGTCAGCCAGGACCGCAAGCACGGCGAGCGTGAGCTGGGCGTGCGCTACGAAGCCCAGCCCAACTTCTACTACTGCGGCCCCGCCGCCGCCCGCAACGCCCTCAGCGTCCAGGGCAAGAACATCGACGTCGACGGCATGGCCCAGCGCATGGGCACCACCGAAGCCGGCACCAACTCCATCAACGACATCACCCCCGTACTGAACAAGGAGACCGGCTCCGACGCCTACCAGTCCGTCGAGATCCGCGACCCCAAGGCCGACGACACGCAGACCGACAAGCTGCGCGCCGACATCGTCACCGCCATCGACGAAGGCCACGCCGTCGTCGCCAACATCGCCGGCACCGCCACCGACACCGACGGAGTCACCCACTCCTTCGAGGGCGGGCACTACATCAGCGTCGTCGGCTACCGCGACAACGGTGCGACCGTCACCATCGCCGACTCGGCCGACCCGAACCAGGCCTCCTACCGGATGAGCGTGGACAACCTGGCCGACTGGATCGCCACCCGCGGCTACACCGCCTGA
- a CDS encoding ArsC/Spx/MgsR family protein → MEIWNNPSCSKCAAARTALDEAGVGYALRPYLDRPPSAAELTEVLRRLDARPWDVCRTQEPAAVALGMADWPRDEAAEPRWIEAMVAAPELIQRPLLLLDDGSALVGRTAGALAEAVRRSGATPGTGAEPGPPATASERPTPAG, encoded by the coding sequence ATGGAGATCTGGAACAACCCGTCCTGCTCGAAGTGCGCCGCCGCCCGTACCGCGCTCGACGAGGCAGGGGTCGGCTACGCGCTGCGCCCCTACCTGGACCGGCCGCCGAGCGCGGCGGAGCTGACCGAGGTGCTGCGCCGGCTCGACGCGCGCCCCTGGGACGTCTGCCGCACGCAGGAGCCCGCCGCGGTGGCCCTCGGCATGGCCGACTGGCCGCGCGACGAGGCGGCCGAGCCGCGCTGGATCGAGGCGATGGTGGCCGCCCCCGAGCTGATCCAGCGGCCCCTGCTGCTGCTCGACGACGGCAGCGCGCTCGTGGGGCGTACCGCCGGGGCGCTGGCGGAGGCGGTGCGCCGCAGCGGCGCGACGCCCGGCACCGGCGCGGAGCCCGGCCCCCCGGCGACCGCGTCGGAGCGGCCCACGCCGGCCGGGTAG
- a CDS encoding right-handed parallel beta-helix repeat-containing protein, producing the protein MPRQGLSTAAQRLTPVAGAPLWCDAREFGLRGDGVTNDQPALSALVDRLGEGYAADGRARVIYCPPGIYSIRDAGTVWRSGVSLIGAGPGTTRFLLSNEGNRADPTPLAFWTTVQHGASRDRHIADCTFADFEIDGSGVAMVEYNYLAKGLGLQYVVRGVFRNLYIHHTGATGLGCDFLQDSLIDGVVVVGCGRLDNGEEMGGAGIGVGIGGWGDVERLTIANCTAVGNGTNGIFLELQKDYWTPPRGYRIIGCHSQANRFGISDWGADGLIVSACTLTGNLEAGFDVSGNGTAGVAGRGGIVSDCVIDRNVRDGISMGNTPGPYAVRGNRISANGAHGYHEHDLGHGYRGAAADVVVDGNEFWDNGLDAIRIDRPMTDAIVVNNRIRNNGRRCAPAATGSGESVRYHHRSVTDLRAHWPHDGHRGKAVRVGSRIAVVVSNTDTVLTLAEVRADATTGWNEDTPPPGASYELPAAPPIRAGITVNAPFDSATVRGNRIWDHRDEQTQTYGIWITPAGSCVSCRIEDNDLAGNAAGAVRLDTPPVGGRWERNHHDVD; encoded by the coding sequence ATGCCGCGCCAGGGCCTTTCCACCGCCGCGCAGCGGCTCACCCCGGTCGCCGGCGCGCCCCTGTGGTGCGACGCGCGGGAGTTCGGGCTGCGCGGCGACGGCGTGACGAACGACCAGCCGGCGCTGTCGGCCCTGGTCGACCGCCTCGGCGAGGGCTACGCCGCCGACGGGCGGGCCCGGGTCATCTACTGCCCGCCGGGGATCTACTCGATCCGGGATGCCGGCACGGTGTGGCGCAGCGGGGTGTCGCTGATCGGCGCGGGACCGGGGACGACGCGGTTCCTGCTCAGCAACGAGGGAAACCGGGCGGACCCGACGCCGCTGGCGTTCTGGACCACGGTGCAGCACGGTGCGAGCCGCGACCGGCACATCGCCGACTGCACCTTCGCGGACTTCGAGATCGACGGCTCCGGCGTGGCGATGGTCGAGTACAACTACCTCGCCAAGGGGCTCGGCCTCCAGTACGTGGTGCGCGGCGTCTTCCGCAACCTCTACATCCACCACACCGGCGCCACCGGCCTCGGCTGCGACTTTCTCCAGGACAGCCTGATCGACGGCGTCGTCGTGGTCGGCTGCGGGCGGCTGGACAACGGCGAGGAGATGGGCGGCGCGGGCATCGGCGTCGGCATCGGCGGGTGGGGCGACGTGGAGCGCCTCACGATCGCCAACTGCACCGCCGTCGGCAACGGCACCAACGGGATCTTCCTCGAACTTCAGAAGGACTACTGGACGCCGCCGCGCGGCTACCGCATCATCGGCTGCCACAGCCAGGCGAACCGCTTCGGCATCTCCGACTGGGGCGCCGACGGCCTGATCGTTTCCGCCTGCACCCTGACCGGCAACCTGGAGGCGGGATTCGACGTCTCCGGCAACGGCACGGCGGGCGTCGCCGGCCGGGGCGGCATCGTCAGCGACTGCGTCATCGACCGCAACGTCCGCGACGGGATCAGCATGGGCAACACGCCCGGCCCGTACGCGGTGCGCGGGAACCGGATCAGCGCCAACGGCGCGCACGGCTACCACGAGCACGACCTGGGGCACGGCTACCGGGGCGCGGCGGCGGACGTGGTCGTCGACGGCAACGAGTTCTGGGACAACGGCCTGGACGCGATCCGGATCGACCGCCCGATGACCGACGCGATCGTGGTGAACAACCGGATCCGCAACAACGGCCGGCGGTGCGCCCCGGCCGCCACCGGCAGTGGCGAGTCGGTGCGCTACCACCACCGGTCCGTCACCGACCTCAGGGCGCACTGGCCGCACGACGGGCACCGGGGCAAGGCGGTGCGGGTCGGGTCACGCATCGCGGTGGTGGTGTCCAACACCGACACCGTCCTCACCCTCGCCGAGGTGCGGGCGGATGCCACCACCGGCTGGAACGAGGACACGCCGCCGCCCGGAGCGTCGTACGAACTGCCGGCGGCCCCGCCGATCCGGGCCGGCATCACCGTCAACGCGCCGTTCGATTCGGCGACCGTGCGGGGCAACCGGATCTGGGACCACCGCGACGAGCAGACCCAGACCTACGGGATCTGGATCACCCCGGCCGGCAGTTGCGTGTCCTGCCGCATCGAGGACAACGACCTCGCCGGCAACGCCGCCGGAGCCGTGCGGCTCGACACCCCGCCCGTCGGCGGGCGCTGGGAACGCAACCACCACGACGTCGACTGA